From a region of the Methanobacterium sp. genome:
- a CDS encoding UPF0058 family protein, with product MYKDELIQIHQFLVYVLKYLEDGYEVKDECEEYFRLNISPHHIHRTKAEHKYAIFVLSSSISEVLARKNNGAAPTNVVNGLSELAKRSRKEIIRMHEDNVLKYERNRNLEII from the coding sequence ATGTATAAAGATGAGCTTATACAAATACACCAGTTTTTAGTATATGTTTTAAAATATTTAGAAGATGGATACGAAGTTAAAGACGAATGCGAGGAATATTTCCGCCTTAATATAAGTCCTCATCATATTCACAGGACAAAAGCCGAACATAAATATGCTATTTTTGTATTATCAAGTTCAATTTCTGAGGTACTAGCCAGGAAGAATAACGGTGCAGCACCCACAAATGTTGTTAATGGCTTATCAGAACTTGCTAAACGGTCAAGAAAGGAAATAATTCGCATGCATGAGGATAATGTCCTAAAATATGAAAGAAATAGAAATTTAGAAATAATCTAA